The proteins below come from a single Spiroplasma endosymbiont of Atherix ibis genomic window:
- a CDS encoding acyl carrier protein: MNYFEEIKKALINKGAKGTISNNTEFKSMGLDSLDLMDMIVNLEEKLNISISDDDLLSMKKVSDLLEVIEKITK, from the coding sequence GTGAATTATTTTGAAGAAATAAAAAAAGCTCTTATAAATAAGGGAGCAAAAGGAACAATAAGTAATAACACAGAATTTAAGTCAATGGGATTAGATTCACTTGACTTAATGGATATGATAGTTAATTTAGAAGAAAAATTAAATATATCTATATCAGATGATGATTTATTATCTATGAAAAAAGTAAGTGATCTTTTGGAAGTTATTGAAAAAATAACTAAGTAA
- a CDS encoding Fur family transcriptional regulator, with protein MENKLNEYLELFKSKKIKLTDVRLSMLRIISTKKHFTINELISMVEKDLGSVNVMSIYNNIDLFLEMHLLFANTINGKQIIYEAISSQLMHITCDHCGSLEDLESPSLANELFLRFSNILKDKDMKLEHFKLELHGICKKCK; from the coding sequence ATGGAAAATAAATTAAATGAATACTTAGAATTGTTTAAAAGCAAAAAAATTAAACTTACTGATGTAAGATTATCTATGTTAAGAATAATCTCTACAAAAAAACATTTCACCATTAATGAATTAATCTCAATGGTAGAAAAAGATTTAGGTAGTGTAAATGTAATGTCAATATATAACAACATAGATTTATTTTTGGAAATGCACTTATTATTTGCAAATACAATAAATGGTAAGCAAATTATATATGAAGCTATCTCTTCACAATTAATGCATATTACATGTGATCATTGTGGTTCTTTAGAGGATTTAGAAAGTCCATCTTTAGCAAATGAATTATTTCTTAGATTTTCAAATATTTTAAAAGATAAAGATATGAAGTTAGAACATTTTAAATTGGAACTTCATGGAATTTGTAAAAAATGTAAATAA